DNA from Verrucomicrobiia bacterium:
ATTCCGGGCCTGATGGTCGTATGGGCTTTTGGGCAGGGCCATCCGCCGGAGGTGCTCTCCACCGTGTGGCGGATCCCCGGGCCGGGGGGCGGTGGGACGTGGGGCGTTGAGCGTCCGGATCGGCCCGCGCCCACAACTGCGATCCGCGTGTTTCGTGGGGTGGTGTCCAAGGCCTGGCCCGAGGGATTGGTGCCGGTGTTTGCCATCGAGGGGGAGGGCCGCGCGGAGTTGCGACGGCTCCCGCCACTTGGGCGTGAGAATTTTTCGGACCCGCTCTGCTTCTTGTTGCCGCCGGAGGGGGAGCCGGATGCCGCGCTTTTGGCCGGACGCTGGACCTTGGAATCCGAAAGCGAGGAGGGGCGGCGGCACCGGTTGGCGATGGAATGGAGCGTTGCGGGGGAGCGTGCCGCGGGGCGGCTCGATCAGGAGACGGATTTTCGCTTTGCCTACCTGACCGGAGCCACCTGGCGGCAGCGCCAGCTTGAGGTGATGGTGGAGTACATCAGCGACCGGTATGAGATGAGCGGCACCTGGGAGCAGGGACGATTGCGGGGCACCTGGCGTCAGGTGCCCGAGGGGGACTCGGGCCGCTGGGAGGCCCGGCGACCGGAGCGGGTGCGGGCCCTGCCGCCGTCCGCGGACACGCTGCCGTTGTTCGAATGGCGGCGGGATGGCGGATCGGCGCGCTGGTATGGAGTCGGGGAATCATCGCCGGGCGACGGATGGCGACGGGAGCCGCTTCCGATTGGCCGTGCATGGCCGCTTCCGGAGGGCGGGGCTTCGGTTGGGCGGCCGCCTGGCGAACAGCGGCCTTGAGGTCCGGAAGGCGAGCGGTGAGGCTACGGCCATGATTCCAAGGTCGTTTCCCATTGCTTCCGGCATCGTCGGCTCGATGACCCGTTGGGGGTTCGTTGCCATGGCGGCGCTGGCCCCTGCGGCTGCCGGGAATTGGCCGGGATTTCGCGGCCCAGGGTACCAGGGAGTCTCTCCGGATCCCCACCCGCCGCTCCACTGGTCCGCCACGACAAATGTCGCCTGGAAGACGGAGATTCCGGGCGACTCTTGGTCATCGCCGGTTGTCTGGGGCGACCGGGTGTTTGTGACCACGGCGACCGCCAACGGGGTGGAATGTCGGGTGCTGGCGCTCGATCGGGACACCGGGCGGATTCTTTGGAACCGGGAGGTGTTTCAGCAGTTCCCGCGTCGGAAGGAAGGCCGCAATTCCTACGCGACCCCGACGCCCGCGACCGACGGGGAGCGGGTGTACGCCTGTTTTGGCGATGGCAGTTTCGCGGGGTTGGATTTCCAGGGAACCCTCGTTTGGACCAATCGGGCGTATCCGTTCTACAGCCAGCACGGGCTCGGCACCTCGCCCATTCTGTACGGGAACCTGTTGATCATGGCCCGGGACGGCAGCAATGACGGCGAGGACAAGAAGATCGGGTGGCAGACACCCTGGGACCGGTCTTATGTGCTCGCGCTCGACGCCCGGACCGGGAGGGAGCAGTGGCGCACCGGACGGGGTCTGTCGCGGATTTCCCACGGGGCGCCGACGATCTGGGAGTCGCCGGACGGCGTGCAGGTCATCAGCGAGGCGGGGGATGTGGTCCAGGGGTTCGATGTCCAGACCGGGGAACGCCTGTGGACCAGTGAAGTGCTGGGCGAGGGCAAGGTGCCGTCGGCGGTCACTGGTGAGGGACTGGTCTTCACCGCGGGCGGCTGGGGCGGCAAGGAGACCATCAAGGCGTTTCGCCTGGGAGGCCGTGGCGACCTTGGGGAATCGCGGCTGGCCTGGGAGCAAAAGCGTGGCATGCCCAAGGTGCCCTCCCTGCTGTATTTGAAGCCCCATCTGTTCGCGAT
Protein-coding regions in this window:
- a CDS encoding PQQ-binding-like beta-propeller repeat protein codes for the protein MIPRSFPIASGIVGSMTRWGFVAMAALAPAAAGNWPGFRGPGYQGVSPDPHPPLHWSATTNVAWKTEIPGDSWSSPVVWGDRVFVTTATANGVECRVLALDRDTGRILWNREVFQQFPRRKEGRNSYATPTPATDGERVYACFGDGSFAGLDFQGTLVWTNRAYPFYSQHGLGTSPILYGNLLIMARDGSNDGEDKKIGWQTPWDRSYVLALDARTGREQWRTGRGLSRISHGAPTIWESPDGVQVISEAGDVVQGFDVQTGERLWTSEVLGEGKVPSAVTGEGLVFTAGGWGGKETIKAFRLGGRGDLGESRLAWEQKRGMPKVPSLLYLKPHLFAITDGGVASCLDAATGESVWMERVGGNFSASPVAAAGRLYLVADNGDTSVIEAGPEFKVLARNPLGEPVQASPALADGRFYIRTERHLFCFRAP